A genomic segment from Pseudomonas sessilinigenes encodes:
- a CDS encoding CheW domain-containing protein: MNRPLDIKNRPQLALQSYLDALLQDATEEEQVPEPVAQVVLPAAPLVEEVSSEVLDEFQAAVLEEQARDARSQHQAAPAEQAKVVPVAPVMDAPAPLPSPVVPMLQALVPPLVEVHLPPSNTPPPAAGSDRPSWAAEPFECLLFDVAGLTLAVPLVCLGSIYSLAGQELTPLFGQPEWFLGILPSQAGNLKVLDTARWVMPDRYRDDFRQGLQYVISVQGYEWGLAVHQVSRSLRLDPNEIKWRSHRGQRPWLAGTVIEHMCALLDVAELAELIATGGAKQLAISQAAHKPK; encoded by the coding sequence ATGAATCGTCCCCTGGATATCAAGAACCGACCGCAGCTGGCATTGCAGTCGTACCTGGACGCGTTGCTGCAGGACGCTACCGAAGAGGAGCAGGTTCCGGAGCCGGTAGCGCAGGTCGTGTTGCCCGCCGCCCCACTCGTCGAGGAGGTTTCCAGCGAAGTCCTGGACGAGTTCCAGGCTGCGGTGTTGGAAGAGCAGGCCCGGGATGCACGGAGCCAGCACCAGGCGGCACCTGCCGAGCAAGCCAAGGTCGTACCGGTGGCCCCGGTAATGGATGCACCGGCGCCCTTGCCCAGCCCCGTGGTGCCGATGCTCCAGGCGCTGGTGCCACCGCTGGTGGAAGTTCACCTGCCGCCGAGCAACACGCCGCCGCCAGCCGCCGGCAGCGATCGCCCCAGTTGGGCGGCCGAGCCTTTCGAGTGCCTGCTGTTCGATGTCGCCGGCCTGACCCTGGCAGTGCCCCTGGTCTGCCTGGGCTCGATCTACTCCCTGGCCGGTCAGGAGTTGACGCCGTTGTTCGGGCAGCCGGAATGGTTCCTCGGCATCCTGCCGAGCCAGGCGGGCAACCTCAAGGTCCTGGATACCGCGCGCTGGGTCATGCCGGATCGGTATCGCGATGATTTTCGCCAGGGCCTGCAGTACGTGATCTCGGTCCAGGGCTACGAGTGGGGACTGGCCGTGCATCAGGTCAGTCGCTCGTTGCGCCTGGACCCCAATGAAATCAAGTGGCGCAGCCATCGTGGCCAACGCCCCTGGCTGGCCGGCACGGTGATCGAACACATGTGCGCCCTGCTTGACGTGGCCGAACTGGCGGAGCTGATCGCCACCGGTGGCGCCAAGCAGCTGGCAATCAGTCAAGCGGCCCACAAGCCGAAGTGA
- a CDS encoding chemotaxis protein CheW, which translates to MNKSSSAQGSEDPILQWVTFKLDNESYGINVMRVQEVLRYTEIAPVPGAPSYVLGIINLRGNVVTVIDTRQRFGLVPTEVNDNTRIVIIEADKQVVGIMVDSVAEVVYLRQSEVETAPNVGNEESAKFIQGVCNKNGELLILVELDKMMSEEEWSELESI; encoded by the coding sequence ATGAATAAGTCGTCGTCTGCACAGGGTTCCGAAGATCCGATCCTGCAATGGGTCACCTTCAAGCTGGATAACGAGTCCTATGGCATCAACGTGATGCGGGTCCAGGAAGTCCTGCGCTACACCGAGATCGCTCCGGTGCCGGGCGCGCCCAGCTATGTCCTGGGGATCATCAACCTGCGGGGTAATGTGGTCACCGTGATCGACACTCGCCAGCGTTTCGGCCTGGTGCCCACCGAGGTCAACGACAACACTCGGATCGTCATCATCGAAGCCGACAAGCAAGTGGTCGGGATCATGGTCGACAGCGTGGCCGAAGTGGTCTACCTGCGTCAGTCGGAAGTCGAGACTGCACCGAATGTCGGCAATGAAGAGTCGGCCAAGTTCATCCAGGGCGTCTGCAACAAGAACGGCGAGCTGCTGATCCTCGTCGAACTGGACAAGATGATGAGCGAAGAGGAATGGTCGGAACTGGAGAGTATCTGA
- a CDS encoding DUF2802 domain-containing protein, whose protein sequence is MILEVAVIVLAIFWVATLAMFLSYARNQRQIAAQQAEGDALRDQRIKELAKRVDHYQNGTVRMGEDLHELRAVVAPLPDKLAQLEQRDPSSLSFAQAARLVGMGASVDELTQSCGLTQAEAELVSKLHRG, encoded by the coding sequence TTGATCCTCGAGGTAGCGGTTATTGTCCTGGCGATCTTCTGGGTCGCCACACTGGCCATGTTCTTGTCTTATGCCCGCAACCAGCGCCAGATCGCTGCGCAGCAGGCAGAAGGCGACGCCCTGCGCGACCAGCGGATCAAGGAGCTGGCCAAGCGCGTCGACCATTACCAGAACGGTACGGTGCGCATGGGCGAAGACCTGCATGAGCTGCGCGCAGTCGTGGCGCCGTTGCCGGACAAGCTGGCCCAGCTGGAGCAGCGAGACCCCTCAAGTCTGTCCTTCGCCCAGGCTGCCCGCCTGGTCGGCATGGGTGCCAGCGTTGACGAGTTGACCCAGTCCTGCGGCCTGACCCAGGCCGAGGCAGAGCTGGTCAGCAAGCTGCACAGAGGCTGA
- a CDS encoding EscU/YscU/HrcU family type III secretion system export apparatus switch protein, which translates to MKHSAPPRQAIALKYDGQQAPMLTAKGDDELAEAILKIARDYEVPIYENAELVRLLARLELGDSIPPELYRTIAEIIAFAWNLKGKFPAGHDPQQIESEKDVTERGDDY; encoded by the coding sequence ATGAAGCACTCTGCCCCACCCCGCCAGGCCATCGCCCTGAAATATGACGGCCAACAGGCCCCGATGCTCACCGCCAAGGGCGATGACGAACTGGCCGAAGCCATCCTGAAGATTGCCCGGGACTATGAAGTACCGATCTATGAGAACGCCGAACTGGTGAGATTGCTGGCCCGGCTGGAGTTGGGCGACAGCATTCCGCCGGAGCTGTACCGGACCATCGCCGAGATCATCGCGTTCGCCTGGAACCTCAAGGGCAAGTTCCCGGCAGGCCACGATCCGCAACAGATAGAGTCGGAGAAGGACGTCACCGAACGCGGCGACGATTACTAG
- a CDS encoding flagellar hook-length control protein FliK, with protein sequence MTGEMNILPLPPTPAPGASRPQVPSGELLKLTLPLEGLIAAGQSAKAEVLSLKQTDQTFELLLKLTLDNGRQTTLQATSSQPLPQGTSLAVTQPSAGNLAITVQQAIASSVAALTRLDTTQLPPGTLLQGKVLTSQALPQGSNQPAVYRSLVSLLNTAQSGSTLSLESPQPLRIGSLLSALVSDAQTLNFVPLSNRQDQLAIAAQLATQQGRQGSLGALLNALQNLPADSDQADTQLRSAIERLLGNLPDAQQLSTSRGVAQALLGSGAFLEAQLATGNPGQASDLKADLLRLVAQLTPALPSSTSLNAILAASTLAQSLPNFVRGALGTLGQLASKPTPGGFPLPERLLQSLEGSDSLEQLLRLAAAAISRLQSHQLASLEQSGRTDDGRLLTTWQLEIPMRNLQDIVPLQVKLQREEPPEPEQQPQNKREEREPRQALWRVDLAFDLEPLGPLQVQAQLIQGRLCSQLWAERPYTASLIESHLGNLRERLLASGLNVGDLDCHLGIPPQGPQTRLEQRWVDETA encoded by the coding sequence ATGACAGGCGAAATGAACATCCTCCCGCTGCCACCGACGCCCGCTCCCGGCGCCTCGCGTCCCCAGGTGCCCAGTGGTGAACTGCTCAAGCTGACGCTGCCGCTGGAAGGGCTGATCGCCGCCGGCCAGAGCGCCAAGGCTGAAGTGCTGTCGCTCAAGCAGACCGACCAGACCTTCGAGCTGCTGCTCAAGCTGACCTTGGACAATGGCCGGCAAACCACCTTGCAGGCCACCAGCAGCCAACCCCTGCCCCAGGGCACCAGCCTGGCGGTGACCCAACCGTCGGCGGGCAACCTGGCCATCACGGTGCAGCAGGCCATCGCCTCCAGCGTTGCCGCCTTGACCCGACTGGACACCACGCAACTGCCACCCGGCACCCTGCTGCAGGGCAAGGTACTGACTTCCCAGGCGCTGCCCCAGGGGAGCAACCAACCCGCGGTGTACCGCTCCCTGGTGAGCCTGCTCAACACCGCCCAGAGCGGCAGCACCCTGAGCCTGGAAAGCCCGCAGCCACTGCGTATCGGCAGTTTGTTGAGCGCCCTGGTCAGCGACGCTCAGACCCTGAATTTCGTCCCCTTGAGCAACCGCCAGGATCAACTGGCCATTGCCGCCCAACTGGCGACCCAACAAGGCCGCCAGGGCTCCTTGGGGGCTCTGCTCAATGCCTTGCAAAATCTGCCGGCCGACAGCGACCAGGCAGACACGCAACTGCGCTCAGCAATCGAGCGCCTGCTGGGCAACCTGCCCGATGCGCAACAACTGAGTACCAGCCGTGGGGTGGCTCAAGCGCTGCTGGGCAGCGGTGCGTTTCTGGAAGCCCAACTGGCCACCGGCAATCCAGGCCAGGCATCGGACCTCAAGGCCGACCTGCTACGCCTGGTCGCACAGCTGACGCCAGCCCTGCCCTCCTCCACCAGCCTCAATGCCATCCTGGCCGCCAGCACACTGGCCCAGTCGCTACCGAACTTCGTGCGCGGTGCACTGGGAACCCTCGGCCAACTCGCCAGCAAGCCCACGCCCGGTGGCTTCCCGCTCCCCGAACGCTTGCTGCAGAGCCTGGAAGGTTCAGACAGCCTGGAACAACTGCTGCGCCTGGCTGCTGCAGCGATATCACGCCTGCAGAGCCATCAACTGGCCAGCCTGGAACAAAGCGGGCGCACCGACGACGGTCGACTGCTGACGACCTGGCAGCTGGAAATCCCCATGCGCAACCTGCAGGACATCGTGCCGTTGCAGGTCAAGCTGCAACGCGAGGAGCCGCCCGAGCCGGAACAACAGCCCCAGAACAAACGTGAGGAACGCGAGCCCAGGCAGGCGCTATGGCGAGTGGACCTGGCCTTCGACCTGGAGCCGCTGGGCCCCTTGCAAGTCCAGGCACAATTGATCCAGGGCCGCCTCTGCAGCCAGCTGTGGGCCGAGCGCCCCTACACCGCAAGCCTGATCGAAAGCCACCTGGGCAACCTGCGCGAGCGCTTGTTGGCCTCGGGCCTGAATGTCGGCGACCTGGATTGCCACCTCGGCATCCCTCCACAAGGTCCACAAACCCGATTGGAACAACGCTGGGTCGACGAAACCGCATGA
- the ccmA gene encoding cytochrome c biogenesis heme-transporting ATPase CcmA, translating to MTSPLLEAVALACERDWRMLFEHLELRLTAGDMVQISGPNGSGKTSLLRLLAGLMQPTSGQVLLNGQPLHAQRAELARNLLWIGHAAGIKDLLTAEENLRWLCALHQPVRREAIWQALAAVGLKGFEDVPCHTLSAGQQRRVALARLYLDSPPLWILDEPFTALDKQGVAQLEEHLAAHCERGGIVLLTTHHSLTRTPSGYRDIDLGRWAA from the coding sequence TTGACCAGCCCTCTTCTCGAAGCCGTTGCACTCGCTTGTGAGCGCGATTGGCGGATGCTGTTTGAACACCTCGAGTTGCGCCTGACGGCTGGAGACATGGTGCAGATCAGCGGCCCCAATGGCAGTGGCAAGACCAGCCTGCTGCGCCTGCTTGCCGGACTGATGCAACCCACCAGTGGCCAGGTACTGCTCAATGGCCAGCCACTGCATGCCCAGCGTGCCGAACTGGCGCGCAATCTGTTGTGGATCGGGCATGCCGCTGGCATCAAGGATCTGCTCACTGCCGAGGAAAACCTGCGTTGGCTCTGCGCTCTGCATCAACCGGTTCGGCGCGAAGCGATCTGGCAGGCCCTGGCTGCCGTTGGCCTGAAAGGTTTCGAAGACGTGCCCTGCCATACCTTGTCCGCCGGCCAGCAGCGTCGCGTGGCCCTGGCGCGCTTGTACCTGGACAGCCCACCGCTGTGGATTCTCGATGAGCCCTTCACCGCCCTCGACAAGCAAGGGGTGGCCCAGCTCGAGGAGCACCTGGCTGCCCACTGCGAACGAGGCGGCATCGTGCTGCTGACGACCCACCACAGCCTGACCCGGACGCCATCGGGTTATCGCGATATCGATCTTGGACGGTGGGCCGCATGA
- the ccmB gene encoding heme exporter protein CcmB: MSVFALLVAREARLLCRRPAELANPLVFFAIVVALFPLAVGPETQLLQTLSPGLVWVAALLSVLLSLDGLFRSDFEDGSLEQWVLSSHPLALLVLAKVLAHWVFSGLALVLLSPLLAVMLGLPVACLPVLLLSLLLGTPVLSLLGAVGAALTVGLKRGGLLLALLILPLYIPVLILGSGALQAALQGLPATGFLLWLGSLTALAVTLTPFAIAAGLKISVGE; encoded by the coding sequence ATGAGTGTCTTTGCCTTGTTGGTCGCCCGGGAAGCACGGCTGCTGTGCCGTCGCCCGGCGGAGTTGGCCAACCCCCTGGTATTTTTCGCAATCGTTGTCGCATTGTTTCCGCTGGCGGTGGGACCTGAGACACAATTGTTGCAAACCTTGTCTCCTGGGCTGGTCTGGGTAGCGGCCCTATTGTCCGTCCTGCTCTCGCTGGACGGGCTGTTTCGCAGTGATTTCGAAGATGGTTCCCTGGAGCAGTGGGTCCTTTCGTCGCACCCCCTGGCACTTCTGGTCCTGGCCAAGGTACTGGCACACTGGGTTTTTTCTGGTCTGGCACTAGTATTGCTGTCGCCTTTGCTGGCCGTGATGCTGGGGCTGCCGGTAGCTTGCCTGCCGGTGCTATTGCTCTCGTTGCTGCTGGGCACGCCGGTACTCAGCCTGCTTGGAGCGGTAGGCGCGGCATTGACGGTGGGACTCAAGCGCGGCGGCCTGTTGCTGGCGCTGCTGATCCTGCCTTTGTATATCCCGGTGTTGATTCTGGGCAGTGGTGCCTTGCAGGCAGCATTGCAAGGGCTGCCGGCGACGGGTTTCCTGCTATGGCTTGGTAGCCTGACTGCCCTGGCAGTAACCCTGACACCCTTTGCAATAGCTGCTGGCCTGAAGATCAGCGTCGGCGAATAA
- a CDS encoding heme ABC transporter permease, whose product MNWTWFHKLGSPKWFYGISGKLLPWLSVAAVLLIGIGVVWGLAFAPPDYQQGNSFRIIYIHVPMAMLAQSCYVMLAVCGVVGLVWKMKLADVALQCAAPIGHSITFLALVTGAIWGKPTWGSWWVWDARLTSMLILLFLYAGLMALNAAISNRDSAAKACAVLAIVGVVNIPIIKYSVEWWNTLHQGATFTLTERPAMPVEMWLPLLLTVLGFYCFFAVVLLLRMRLEVLKREARTSWVKAEVQRSLEAAQ is encoded by the coding sequence ATGAACTGGACCTGGTTTCATAAGCTCGGCTCGCCGAAATGGTTTTACGGCATCAGCGGCAAGCTGCTGCCCTGGCTGAGCGTTGCCGCCGTGTTGCTGATCGGTATCGGCGTGGTCTGGGGCCTGGCCTTTGCACCACCGGATTACCAGCAGGGCAACAGCTTCCGCATCATCTACATCCATGTGCCGATGGCGATGCTGGCCCAGTCCTGCTATGTCATGTTGGCCGTATGTGGCGTGGTCGGGCTGGTGTGGAAAATGAAACTGGCCGACGTCGCCTTGCAATGCGCGGCGCCCATTGGCCATTCCATCACGTTCCTGGCGCTGGTGACCGGGGCCATCTGGGGCAAGCCGACCTGGGGCTCCTGGTGGGTCTGGGATGCCCGGCTGACCTCGATGCTCATCCTGCTGTTCCTGTACGCCGGCCTCATGGCCCTGAACGCCGCCATCAGCAACCGCGACAGCGCCGCCAAGGCCTGTGCGGTACTGGCGATTGTCGGAGTGGTCAACATCCCGATCATCAAGTACTCGGTGGAGTGGTGGAACACCCTGCACCAGGGCGCCACCTTCACCCTGACCGAAAGACCTGCCATGCCAGTGGAAATGTGGCTGCCGCTGTTGCTGACGGTACTGGGTTTCTATTGCTTCTTCGCCGTGGTGCTGTTGCTGCGCATGCGTCTTGAGGTACTCAAGCGCGAAGCCCGGACCAGCTGGGTCAAGGCCGAAGTCCAACGCAGCCTGGAGGCCGCACAATGA
- the ccmD gene encoding heme exporter protein CcmD — protein sequence MSFASFSDFLAMGHHGLYVWSAYGICLVVLVRELVAPILDRRSYLQQEARRLRRENGK from the coding sequence ATGAGCTTTGCATCCTTCAGCGACTTTCTCGCCATGGGCCATCACGGCCTGTACGTCTGGTCGGCCTATGGCATCTGCCTGGTGGTCCTGGTGCGTGAGCTGGTGGCGCCGATCCTGGACCGCAGGAGCTATCTGCAACAAGAGGCGCGTCGTCTGCGCCGGGAGAACGGTAAGTGA
- the ccmE gene encoding cytochrome c maturation protein CcmE, with protein sequence MNPLRKKRLLIILAILVGVGIAVGLALSALKENINLFYTPTQIANGEAPHDTRIRAGGMVEAGSLQRSADSLDVKFVVTDFNKSVTITYRGILPDLFREGQGIVALGKINADGVVVADEVLAKHDEKYMPPEVTKALKDSGQSAPTPAKEG encoded by the coding sequence GTGAATCCGCTGCGTAAAAAGCGTCTTTTGATCATCCTGGCGATCCTGGTAGGTGTGGGCATCGCCGTCGGCCTGGCCCTCAGTGCGCTGAAGGAAAACATCAACCTGTTCTACACCCCGACCCAGATCGCCAATGGCGAAGCCCCCCATGACACCCGCATCCGTGCCGGCGGCATGGTCGAGGCCGGTTCCCTGCAGCGCTCCGCCGACTCGCTGGACGTCAAGTTCGTGGTCACCGACTTCAACAAGTCCGTGACCATCACCTACCGCGGCATTCTTCCGGACCTGTTCCGCGAAGGGCAGGGCATCGTCGCCCTGGGCAAGATCAATGCCGATGGCGTGGTGGTGGCCGATGAAGTACTGGCCAAGCACGACGAGAAGTACATGCCGCCGGAAGTCACCAAGGCCCTGAAAGACAGCGGCCAGTCTGCTCCGACCCCGGCCAAGGAGGGTTAA
- a CDS encoding heme lyase CcmF/NrfE family subunit has protein sequence MSSALFVPELGHLAMILALCLALVQAVVPLLGAWRGDRLWMSLAQPAAWGQFAFLVFAFGCLTYAFMNDDFSVAYVAHNSNSALPWYYKFSAVWGAHEGSLLLWALILGGWTFAVSVFSRQLPQVMLARVLAVMGMISTGFLSFLIVTSNPFARILPQVPADGRDLNPLLQDIGLIVHPPMLYMGYVGFSVAFAFAIAALLGGRLDAAWARWSRPWTIVAWAFLGIGITLGSWWAYYELGWGGWWFWDPVENASFMPWLVGTALIHSLAVTEKRGVFKSWTVLLAIAAFSLSLLGTFLVRSGVLTSVHAFAADPERGVFILFFLLFVVGGSLTLFALRAPVVKSQVGFSLWSRETLLLGNNLVLVVAASMILLGTLYPLVLDALSGAKLSVGPPYFNALFIPLMALLMVVMAVGVLVRWKDTPVKWLLGMLGPVLLGSVALAVVAGIAYGDFNWAVLATFMLAAWVLLASVRDIFDKTRHKGLIKGLPSLTRSYWGMHLAHVGIAVCALGVVLSSQNSAERDLRLEPGESMELAGYHFIFEGAKHFEGPNFTSDKGTVRVVRNGKEVAVLHPEKRLYTVQSSMMTEAGIDAGFTRDLYVALGESLGDGAWAVRVHVKPFVRWIWLGGLLTGLGGMLAALDRRYRIKVKSRVREALGMTGATA, from the coding sequence ATGAGTTCCGCATTGTTCGTTCCCGAGCTCGGCCACCTGGCGATGATCCTGGCGCTGTGCCTGGCCCTGGTCCAGGCGGTGGTGCCGTTGCTGGGCGCCTGGCGTGGCGACCGCCTGTGGATGAGCCTGGCACAGCCGGCGGCCTGGGGGCAGTTCGCCTTCCTGGTGTTCGCCTTCGGCTGCCTGACCTACGCCTTCATGAATGACGATTTCTCGGTGGCCTACGTCGCCCACAACTCCAACAGCGCCTTGCCCTGGTACTACAAGTTCAGCGCCGTGTGGGGCGCCCACGAAGGATCGTTGTTGCTCTGGGCGCTGATCCTGGGCGGCTGGACCTTCGCCGTATCGGTGTTCTCGCGGCAGTTGCCACAAGTGATGCTGGCCCGGGTACTGGCGGTGATGGGCATGATCAGCACCGGTTTCCTATCGTTCCTGATCGTGACCTCCAACCCCTTCGCGCGGATCCTGCCCCAGGTTCCGGCCGATGGGCGCGACCTCAATCCGCTGTTGCAGGACATCGGCCTGATCGTCCACCCACCGATGCTCTACATGGGCTATGTCGGTTTCTCGGTGGCCTTCGCCTTCGCCATCGCCGCGCTGCTCGGCGGCCGCCTGGATGCCGCCTGGGCCCGCTGGTCGCGGCCCTGGACCATCGTCGCCTGGGCGTTCCTGGGCATCGGCATCACCCTGGGCTCCTGGTGGGCCTACTACGAGTTGGGCTGGGGTGGCTGGTGGTTCTGGGACCCGGTAGAAAACGCTTCCTTCATGCCCTGGCTGGTGGGCACCGCACTGATCCACTCCCTGGCCGTCACCGAGAAGCGCGGGGTGTTCAAGAGCTGGACCGTGCTGCTGGCGATCGCGGCGTTTTCCCTGAGCCTGCTGGGTACCTTCCTGGTCCGTTCCGGGGTCCTGACCTCGGTCCATGCCTTTGCCGCCGATCCTGAGCGCGGCGTGTTCATCCTGTTCTTCCTGTTGTTCGTGGTGGGCGGTTCCCTGACCCTGTTCGCCCTGCGCGCACCGGTGGTCAAGAGCCAGGTGGGCTTCAGCCTGTGGTCCCGGGAAACCCTGCTGCTGGGCAATAACCTGGTGCTGGTGGTGGCGGCGTCGATGATTCTGCTGGGCACCCTGTATCCACTGGTGCTGGATGCCCTGAGCGGCGCCAAGCTGTCGGTGGGCCCGCCGTACTTCAACGCCCTGTTCATTCCGTTGATGGCCTTGCTGATGGTGGTGATGGCGGTTGGCGTGCTGGTGCGCTGGAAAGACACCCCGGTGAAGTGGCTGCTGGGCATGCTCGGTCCGGTGCTGCTGGGCAGCGTGGCCCTGGCCGTGGTGGCCGGCATCGCCTATGGCGACTTCAACTGGGCGGTGCTGGCGACCTTCATGCTGGCAGCCTGGGTGTTGCTGGCCAGCGTGCGGGACATTTTCGACAAGACCCGCCACAAGGGCCTGATCAAGGGCCTGCCGAGCCTGACCCGCAGCTACTGGGGCATGCACCTGGCGCACGTGGGTATCGCGGTCTGCGCCCTGGGCGTGGTGCTGTCGAGCCAGAACAGCGCCGAGCGCGACCTGCGCCTGGAGCCGGGCGAGTCCATGGAACTGGCCGGCTACCACTTCATCTTCGAGGGCGCCAAGCACTTCGAAGGACCTAACTTCACGTCCGACAAGGGCACTGTCCGTGTCGTGCGCAACGGCAAGGAAGTGGCGGTGCTGCACCCGGAAAAACGCCTGTACACCGTGCAGAGCTCGATGATGACCGAGGCCGGGATCGATGCCGGTTTCACCCGTGACCTCTATGTCGCCCTGGGCGAATCCCTGGGTGATGGCGCCTGGGCCGTGCGGGTACACGTCAAGCCATTCGTGCGCTGGATCTGGCTGGGCGGTCTGCTGACCGGCCTGGGCGGGATGCTGGCGGCACTGGACCGGCGCTATCGAATCAAGGTGAAAAGCCGAGTGCGCGAGGCACTGGGCATGACGGGAGCCACCGCATGA
- a CDS encoding DsbE family thiol:disulfide interchange protein — MKRWMMMLPLAAFLVVAVFLYRGLYLDPAELPSAMIGKPFPEFSLPSVQGDKTLTRADLLGKPALVNVWATWCISCRVEHPVLNKLAERGVVIYGINYKDVNADALKWLAEFHNPYLLDVRDEDGSLGLNLGVYGAPETFFIDAKGIIRDKYVGVIDEVIWREQLAAKYQALVDEAKP, encoded by the coding sequence ATGAAGCGCTGGATGATGATGTTGCCCCTGGCGGCGTTCCTGGTGGTGGCGGTGTTTCTCTACCGCGGCCTGTACCTGGACCCGGCCGAGCTGCCATCGGCGATGATCGGCAAGCCGTTCCCCGAGTTCTCCCTGCCTTCGGTGCAGGGCGACAAGACCCTGACCCGTGCCGACCTGCTGGGCAAGCCGGCGCTGGTCAATGTCTGGGCCACCTGGTGCATTTCCTGCCGGGTCGAGCATCCGGTGCTGAACAAGCTGGCCGAGCGCGGCGTGGTGATCTACGGGATCAACTACAAGGACGTCAACGCCGATGCCCTGAAGTGGCTGGCTGAGTTCCACAATCCCTACCTGCTGGACGTGCGTGACGAAGATGGCTCCCTGGGCCTGAACCTTGGTGTGTATGGCGCTCCGGAAACCTTCTTCATCGATGCCAAGGGCATCATCCGCGACAAGTATGTCGGGGTGATCGACGAGGTGATATGGCGCGAACAGCTGGCTGCCAAGTACCAGGCCCTGGTGGACGAGGCCAAGCCATGA
- a CDS encoding cytochrome c-type biogenesis protein has protein sequence MKRWLFAALLGLSIAGVAHAAIDTYQFANDSERERFHELTKELRCPKCQNQDIADSNAPIAADLRKEIFRMLGEGKDNQQIVDFMVDRYGDFVRYNPALTGKTALLWFGPAALLLGGLVIIAVIVRRRRAQRGDSPNTLSAEERQRLDQLLDKKHP, from the coding sequence ATGAAGCGCTGGTTATTCGCCGCCCTGTTGGGCTTGAGCATTGCGGGGGTGGCCCATGCCGCCATCGACACCTACCAGTTCGCCAATGACAGCGAGCGCGAACGCTTCCATGAGTTGACCAAGGAACTGCGCTGCCCCAAGTGCCAGAACCAGGATATCGCCGACTCCAACGCGCCCATCGCCGCGGACTTGCGCAAAGAGATTTTCCGCATGCTCGGCGAGGGCAAGGACAATCAGCAAATCGTCGATTTCATGGTCGACCGCTACGGCGACTTCGTACGCTACAACCCGGCCCTGACCGGCAAGACCGCCTTGCTCTGGTTCGGCCCCGCCGCCCTGTTGCTGGGCGGCCTGGTGATCATCGCCGTGATTGTCCGGCGCCGCCGCGCCCAGCGCGGCGACAGCCCGAACACGCTTTCCGCCGAGGAGCGGCAGCGCCTTGACCAACTGCTGGATAAAAAACACCCATGA